The Solea senegalensis isolate Sse05_10M linkage group LG11, IFAPA_SoseM_1, whole genome shotgun sequence genomic interval aaaaaacaacaacataagaaAGGCTCAGATAAGTCACAGCCTGATTCCTGCCACATGGCTAATGGGATAATTTAACCAATTATCAAATGTAATCACCTCAAGGAATCTGCAGATGTCTGATTTGTCGTTGGCACTCATGAAAACCACATTCTCAAACAACCAGAAGAACGGACGGTCGTCGTCCTCCTTCGGCTTCAACAAGGTCAGAATGCGGTAGAACTCAAAAAAGAGCCTTCCGGTGCCCTCTACAGGACAAGCAGAGGTGTTAAAGAAAAGAGGTAGACGATGTTGATGCTATGCTTATAACCTGTGAGTTTGTGAGATACATACCAAACAATCCTTTCCGTAGAGGGTTGACCATTGACAGGTCGTTACATGGACTGCCTCCAATCAGAAGATCAAATGGACCCCATTCAGCCAGCTGCAACACATACAGAGCTTCAGGTCAGGtcatacacagtcacacacattcTCCTCATTTCACATTATACACATTTCATTTGGTGTAAAGTGAGAAGCTACAGTGCATAACTTTAGGTGTTTTCTGTTAGTAGCCCGCCTTGGTTTGGTCgtcatgaacagaaacgatgtaacTGTATTTGTGTTATGTGTCCATCACCtcaaaacaggctctgtcaagcaaaactatcagacctgactgaggaagtgtttgtgtgtatacagcggcagaCGAGGGCAAGAAGCGCTTTTAGAACCAGCTCTTGGTgattccaagtgagctgagttgatattaatgtaacatgctttaatctccaacatttagcaaagaaatgtctaaaatctcaatattcaacaggagtctgatgtatttagcgacagcactgggGAGAGCTGCCGAtcgtgagctgaatcacaacccattcagctgtatttcagttcattgactgtgtcagacgcactctgtgctccagtcatgcaggaagtactggacttatctttttaatgaactgattctaatgattcagtataGGGATGGGTATGACACAGAATTTTGAGAGTCGATTGTCAAGGCCCACGTATcaaatttttgtcaaaatgtcagccttttttttttacagcagcagcaacagcagcaatgtGGAGGGTCTACACTGTACTATTTCATTTTAGCCtcaaaaacacagctgtaatGTCCAATATTGACCATCAAAGCAGTGGTAATAAAAACTAGACTTTTgcaaattttaaatgtttattcaaCATCCTTCTTAAAAAGTAGAGATGCGCAGATGAGCTGTAATGTCATCCGCACCCACTGctaaatatcaataatccaCCCGCCATCCACCCGTTTTTTTCAACAAGTAATACCCGCACCTGAGCATCATTCATCGTAGTAGCAGTCTGTTAAACATatggaacacagcagctgaCCTCTAGGTCAACTCATTTCTGCCTCCTTTCAGATCTAGTCAATATGTTAACCTacgcattatttatttatttcaaccgCGACCCGCCCACAATTCatccaaatattattttattcaggCAATCCACCCGCGGACCCTTGTGGGTGTAACCGCCAACCACGCATCTCTAATAGGTGAATTTACCTTATCATTTCGGCCTAGTTTTTGTTCAAGAACACAAGCATGTCCACGTGTTTGGGAAGAAGGCGAGTGCGGAGTCTATTCACTATTAATCCCCCGGCAGAGAAAACTCTCTCCGCTGGCACGGATGTGGCAGGGATGTAGGCTTTCACCAGACGGCTCGGGTTTCTGAACCTGTGCTCGTTATGTGTCCACCAGAGTGCAGGATCTTGACTGGGTGAGATGCCATCTTCATTTGTGTAGCGCACTTCATGGTGTTTATTTGAATAGGCAATGTAGTAACTTGAAAGACAAAATACAATTCATAAATACACATGAAAATCccacaagccccgccccccgACATTTCAACTCTCTCTATTTTTTTGTCGAGGTGAGCATGTGTTGATTGTCGAAAAAAGAGTCCCATCCCTAATTCAGTACGccgaaaataactgctttacaagtcactagtttgtgtatttgtgtcgcCTGTAAAACAacgtcaccacagtttcatgcagctgtgctgtgatgaccctgtccatgttgaggaggtactatatagtaatggaaaaccacatgactgataccaaaccaagtagagtATAGCCGAGTAGTGCTATACCTGAATAATAGAAAAGCGCCAAGTGAGAGTCATGTGAAGCTGAattcagcattgtgtgaagtcATCTGGTTTGAATTTAACAAACTCAAAAGTTCCCAACTAcagttttaaaagcacaaaacaaatgacTACGCAGTCAAAGGTGATTTGGGTTTGTGCACAGAAAGCGAGTACTCCTGCTGAAGCTTGTACTCACGTGTTTCCTGGTGATGGTACGGACATCATTGACATATTCGACCTTCCCCTCGTGCTTGATCATGCCCACGGCAATCGAGTCGTCACAAATCTCAGAGGCGATGTAGCGCTCCATCGTCATGCCCAGGTCTTTGAGCACCAGGTATCCTGTCGTGATGCCACAGCAGTTAAAGCCAGGTGAAAAGCACTGACTCATTTTAAGCCAGGAAATCTCTGTGACTGTTTACACATTAAACATGCATATTTGATTTAACAGGCTCTCTGACTGGAGCTCCCAAATCTGCTCTATATTGTACACAAAACATCATGAGCAGAGTAGATGAGTTTGGCCTGCTTGTTTTCATgactaaaatgaaaaacatgatgAACCAACCTGTTGCAATGCCATCAAAAAGTGAGAGCACCTTGATTGGTCTGCGCTGATCAGCAGGGATGGAGGGATACACTCTGTGAGGCTCCTGTGACCAAAGAAAATACACAGCTTTCAGCAACTTTGTGCCAATTagttatttaaacacattttattgtgcaCAGATGAGCATTTAGACTGTTTAAAGGTTTATTGTGTAAGCAAACCCTACGTAAACATAGCAGCAGCTCTGCCAGATGGATGACGTCATTAAAAGGCaactgaaataaattaaatggtTCATAACCTTCAatataaatatggatttctatGATTTTGATGCTGTTGTGAGATAATTGCACTCATTTTTCAGGATGCTGATATGTTCATCTCATAACTGTCAAAATTGTAGGATATAGACCCCTGGTGGGCAAGGCAAGTAATGCAATGggaccttttttaattttattttttattttgtactcaAGCTTCAAACGACCATGAAATATTTGGTAGAGGGTTTCCAAAATTTTTATAACCTGCAATAATCAATTCCCCCTGTGATCCTACCGACTGCAGATTTAAGTTTGCGAATGTCTGGATTAAATAATTAATCCTGAACTGTCCTACGTGTGAACTGTGTGCTGAGAGGCGAGTGTGGTACATACAAACTCCATGGCGCTGTTGTTGACAAAGAAGTCTTGGACTTTAACGCTCCAGTCTGGTCTGAGTTTGAGGTTTCCTCCACACTGTGATGGCTGGCACATGTAGCAGCTCCAGGGATCGACATCTTTCAGCTTGTCAAAGGTTCCTGGACCCACCAGGATGTCAACACAGTCCTTACAGAAACACCTAGAGAGTTAATgagaaatgcagaaaataagaaaaaagacatttccatGAGTGTGAACgttaattattaattgataTTTGAGAAATAAGACGCCGGCACTGTTTACCTGCAGCAGCTGGCGTTGCCACACAGAATGACCTCTGATCCGGCACAGCACACGGTGCAATATGACTGGTAGCCGTCTTCATCGTAGCGGTACAGTGTTTCTATGAAGTTCTCCTACAAACGGTGACAATGTCGTTGTGCAGCATTTGGCATGTTAATGGCAGCTGCGTTTCAAATGGAGGTTATACATTTACAAACTGAGCTGTGGGATGAAGTTAAGCAGACCACACTGATGTAGACAGGAGATATAGATGATTGTTAGTTTACCTTGCATTTTTGACAAAGACCACCTTCAAACAGTGGGTGCTGCGCTTCAATCTCAAATGATCCACAAGACAAGCACACATCTGAAATACCAAACCACTGCCTTAGACTTTCTGTGTTTATagcatattattttaaaacatcaaCTTCCACACTCTCTGAAAACATACCTGATATTTTTTTGCCCTTTTCTTTGACTGCGTCTACCATTGActctgaaaataaaatcacaaaaaggaACAAAGTGCATTGATAAAACCTCCTGAGAATCTCCTGGGTTTGTTGTCATGACTGTAGACAGAAATAATACATACCTCTGCTGTAGATAATAGCGGCTGCATTTGCCTTATTTTTTACAACGTATTTCCTTTTTGCTGGAGGCTGGTAGTCGGAGAGGGCAGACTCGGAGGAAGTGGCATGTGCAACAGAGTCTTCAAGATGGGACGAAGATAGAATAAAGACAAATTACGTATTTATAAGATGTGTCTTTGGTAAAACTTGACATTATAGTACAGTGATAGTAACGGTATGCTTTGACTTTTGTAATAGGGATATTACCATCTACAGTTATAGTAAAGTAATAGCTTCATAATAacaactgaaaatgtgtgtgagaccCCATGGGTATAACTTTGAAAATAATGGTAATTCCTTTTACTacactattactattattattttcaggctggaaatcacattaaaaatacTGTTGGTACTGCATCTATTTATACATCTACTTTCCCTGATGGAGTCAAGACAGTTATTAAATAATTTAGGAATAaacattaatgtcattttatgtttatgacaTGTTATTGTGCACATACCAGGTGGCAGGAATCCGTCCGGTCCTGTGGGCAGAAATCCTTCAGAAGCCCAGTCCAGCATCATTTTCagctctttttctttatttccttctgACTCGGCAAAAGACTTCCCACATCGCTCACCTGCCAACTGCAGATTACAGGTGTGAACAAACTCTTGAGCACTTGTTAAGCATTGCCCTGATTGCATTACGCTGaatacttgacacctgtagaggatgtttttttgttttttttcagaattttcttctttttttaaaaaacaacaaaaaactgcatacatattttctggatgtgttccagtcaagtgaaatagaaataattatcctctattgtagcattagtaaaacaacaaatctaatggtggcctatgacttctgcacagtactgtaaaaTGGCAgctgatgtgaaaatgaatcctggcacaaaacatttagttcaCTTACCTCAATTATTTGGTAGATGGCTTCTTTGTAGACGGGCAAGCTGGCAAAGGAATTTTTACAGAAGCACTTGGTGAAAGCATTGAACGGCAGTAAACCCTCTGTGTAAATCTGCAACACAAAGCAGTTGTGAGGTTCAAATCCAGCTCGGGTGATTCTGCAGCTCAAGCACCATAAACAACCACTAACCTCGGAGAACATCCCATCTCCGAACCACTCCACCTTCCTCATGCCCGGGGGAGATGACTTTGTTTTCCAGGGCATCACCATCCCAGGCCACCAGGAAAACCCCTTCACTTTCCCCCACACCAGCTCTCCTGACAGAAACCCTTTCCCATCCTGCACACATCAAACACAAGGAGAAAAGCAGTCATTCAAACtatgttttcatctttaaagCAGATATTTTCCTGCTTTGGTCAATCATGTTTGAGCAGACTTCAGGggataaatgtttgatttttgttctTACCTGGTAGACATATTTCTTTCGTCCTCTTGGTGTTGATTTATTGGATGGAGATGACTGTTCTGGCTGAAAGAACAAAGCCACATAATTAGTctgtacttctcaaatagtggggcgggCCCCCCTGGGGGGGGCGCGGTGAGGTGTCGGGGAgcgtgagaggcagggcaggacaactcatacagtggtttatacagataaataaataaaaatgatcaggttctcaatagtatttcaattcaaGGGGGTGTGAAagcatttctgtcctctgggggggggcatgacagaaaataatagagaaccactggtttagaGGAATTTAGGTGGTGACCTGTAATAATTAAGTGTAgtctatatttatatcaggagccgggtccactgtgtttttacaatagctcACAGTGGACAAAAtcaaacatcttttgagttgtgatgctaactgaaggctatgTCGGTTCTCTGACACACTTGGAAGAGAAGAGTGAGGAGAGGGTGTTTTACACACTGCATTTGTGAGTAGAGTTTCAGAGGGCGAAGAGGCTTGTTATGGGTATTCTGGTAGTATACTTCAGTATACCTACCACCTCATCTTGGGACTCCAGACCCTTTTTGCTTTCCTTATCAGGACCTACAGGTTCGGACCAGGAGTTAGCACCAGCCTGAAACACTGTACGGGCTTGTGGCTTCTGGCGTAAGCTGCTCTCCCAACCAAAACCTCCCCTACAGGTCCCCTGAGAGACAACACACTCATTACACACTCAAAAATCATGCACGTGCAAGTGTAACTCAAAACACTCGCACACCTTCAAACCACACTCCCATCATTCCAGTGATTAAGTTCACCATGTAGATTTAAAAGATAACGAAGCAACACAAGAGATGTAAATGAAgccaaatgtgtgtctgtgttgttctgGTTTTAATTATGAAGCTATCAAGCTGACAAAATGCATTATTCAATTTTGTTATTGTCAGTTTTTACTTCATAAACCATTTTTTATGTAGATATTTATGTGGGAAAAAATCTGTTACCTCCACGATGCCATTATTTCCAGGTGAAAAATCATGGTCATTCTTCAGCTCTTTGAAAGGAAGCACAAAGTGTTGCACAACAGTATGTTAAACACGGGCAATTCAGTGTTCTGGCCCTCAGATTAtctcaggtaaaaaaaaattacacttcaaaatgaaagtaaaaaagttttttcttaCTATTTATCTTTGTAAGGCGGACTTCACATTGCGGCATTCTCCTATTACGGCCAATCTCATCTagggaaaaaaagtattgtaTTAAATATAGTGACTTTTCATCATACAAACCGCTGttaatgtttcattaaaaatgtttcatttatcCTATTATTAAATTAAGATCTTTCCTCTTACCATTATTTTGAACTAAGGCGTCAGTTGCAGCCTGGCACGCTCCTTCTCTAAAGCCTTCACTCTCGGAGACCAGTGCAGTGTCTCCATTCTCTAAAGCCTGAGACATGAAATACAACAGGttcaatacaaacacacaaaaacttaacacaaaaacagataaaggatgttcgttttttttcttacctgaGTAAAAACATGCTGACTATCAAGTGGTGGACATGGTAGAGACAATAGTGCCAAAAGAAGCTTTCTGAACATGTTCAGCTCTGTGTCCCTCAGTACACTGGCCCAGTGTTTCTCCAGTGAAACATCTGCTAAGTGGTTATTCTCTCCTTCTTCGGCCCGCTGATACTTCAGGAATTCTTTAGTGAGCTGGGTGACATCGTCGGGGGAAATACAGATTCCGAGTTTGCTTCCAAGCTCTTTGACGGCTTTTGTTGTCAATTTTTTACTACTTTGAGGGTTCAAGAGCAAAGCCATACTCCTTAGCAATCCATCATTTAAAGGCAGCTTTGTTAAAATGCAATCTGTCACTGCGATGTAGAAAGACACCATCTCCTCCTTTAACAGGGGCAGTGCCTCGGCAGCCACAGATTCATTCAGGAAATCTTCCACCGCTTTCCCACCCACACTGAGCTTGGGGCTTGTCAGGTGGAATTTGCTGTTCTTAAGGACATTGACATCACTTTCCGTGAGGAGGCAAACAACAGCTTGAGGATCAAGGAAGTAGGAGCTGTAGGTACTCAGCAGGTTACTGGCTTTTTCCAGGATGACCAGCAAATTAGCTCGAGAACCTCCCTCTGGTGTTTGCAGATGCATCTGAAAACTGTGCAGTGGCTTCAAGGCCTGCTCCAGGAACATAAAGGTTGCCCTCAGTTTGGGATCCTGCAGCTGGGAGCAGATTAACTTGGCTGCATCATTGTCCTCGTCACAAGAGCTAAAGTACGATACAAGATCCGTCCATATTGCCAACATTTTTGAGACTAAAAGGCAAAGGTTGAGGCAGCTATTGTTGATACAAAATGATGGACCGTCCACAGTGATATCTGAGCCAAAAAGATCCTTGAGTTTGTCATCCTTTGGAGAACAGGTGGAGTAGTGGGAGTGAATGCCTGTCAGTAGTTCTTGAACCTGATTGGAGAGCTGCTTAACCCCAACATGACAGGCAGCATCACAGATGCTGTACAGCCCTCCAAGGGCTAATGTGTTTGAGTTGACCTCCCTGAGGTGTGAGCAGATCTGCTCTGAGGCAACACCATTACCATCGAGGTAAACAGCTACCATGTTCTCTGTGGGTAAACCAAATTTCTTCAAGGTCTCCGACACCACTGCAGCTCTTTGTTCTTCTGCATCATCCTTCAACTGAAGAGCATCCAGAAACCGGATGCAGTGCCTGCAGGCATCAATATCAAAAAACCCAACAAGGACCACAGAGACGGTGTCACCCTTTCCATCTGTTACCCctttataaatgtaaacacagtaagGAGTGTGCTGGCAAATTGATGTGATATCTTTGGGGTACTGCAGCCCCAGTTTGCGGCGTGCAAAATTTATAGAGCCCTGGACTCCTTTGTCAGAGGCTTTTTCAAAGTGACTGTGAATAAATCGGATAGCTGCATCACTGCAGGGGTTAGGCAACAATTCAGGGCATTGGCTTTGCGCATGGGCATTCTTGTAAATCTTTCTcttcaggtgtttgtttgtcttctcgTGTCGTTGAAGTTCAATGATGCCTTTATGAATTGTGGAAAGGTTTCTGGAACAAATTCTGCAGTAGGTGTGCTGCTCTCCAAGATTACTAGGTTCAGCCCATTCATAAATATTCTTCCATTTTTCAGTAAACgggaatttgtttgttttttctgtgccGTTCTCTTCCATGTCTGATTCCAAATTAGAACGTCCTGACAAAGTAAGAGAAAGCTGAatgaatgcgcacacacagGTGATGATCAAAACACTGTCTTATTTTACTatcaaagtgaaagaaaacacaaagctaTATTTACGTGACTCTGACGATGGCACAACAGGGCTGATATCATGGCCATTCCGAGCTTTCACGGGGTCATATTCTTCTCTTTTCACGTTTGCTGTGTAGAAAGCTTTAAACCACTTTATGATCTCAAAGTTGCTTTTTAAATCCCCCTTCAGGAGGTTCTCAACTGGAATGCTCTACATCAGAATAAAGAAGACAGGCACACTTATATACTGAACAGGGATACAAATGCTGTTTTGATCAAAAGGGATATCAATACCTACACCTACCACTAaatacaaagccacaaatacgtGGTTTTACTTCTTTTACTCTAGAACTGTGACAGCCTTGACTTTCTCAAGTCATCGTTGTTACCATTTGGTTCACAAAACACTAAGTGAGACTCTGCAACTGGCTCAATATTTTTgatgtgctgctgtttcacaatacaacatatatataaaatactttACTTATAAAAAACTTTGGCATAGTACAAATGTACGTACCCGTGTGATACCATTCTTGTTGAAAGCCTCTTGGAGGAGACTAAAGTTGTGCTTAGATTCATCTTCCCCCTGTGCATCAAACTTCACTTTGGTCATGTCAACAGAGCCAGGAGCAACACAATCCATGATCTGGCAGTGACAAGCACCTGTATAATCACAAATACATCACAAACAGTTCAGTAAGTGTGCAAATACAGTGGAGACAGGAAGATGCTGTTCCCCCccttcagacctggtattaccATCCATCTTCAGTGATTCAATCACTGCCAGATCGCCCTAAATATGACAGTTCACATCTGGCATTACTAAGTGTCCTGGATACATCTCCTGTGACAACATATGATCGAATCTAGACTTCTCCCACAAATGCATACAGACATCAGGATTTGTTTGCAAGaacaatatttatgtttttaacaaaacTGATTGTACAGATGAGTCTGGTGTCTGCGGTTTCTGCTCATAATAATTCTCCCTACAAAATATTTACAACTGATACAACCTTCTTGCATTCATGGCGGCTTGAAGCAGACTGGCATGATTACAATGTGCTGAGTCATTCTAGTGAATCACCTGAACCCATTTCCCGCACATCTTTGAAGTCGGTTTTCAGCaggttgttgatccacttcaCCACCTGAAAACGGCTGCTCTTATCCTGGGAGGAGTCTGGACTCAAAACCACTGTTGTTGCCATATTGCAGCtctataataaagaaaacaacaaattcaTAGTGTTAAAGATTCATAATTCAATCgtcataaacataataatagtgcatctgtgtttatgtcttaatgtttttttattgaattccGTACTTCCACCTATGTCAAACATAAAATTGCAATATATTGGACATTTTCACAGGTTTGCTGGTCTTTACTCAGGCAAAGTAAAGACCAGAGAACAAAGTGACAGGAACTTTTCATTCCCATGCTGAATATTTGAGTGCATAATGAACTCAAGAAGACCCGAGTTGGAAGACCCGAGTTCAAGTTGGAACAagcgtttgcatgttctccccgtgtgtgtgcgagttttctccgggttctctagtttcctcccacagtccaaaaacatgcagatttggggattaggcaaatttgacactctaaattgactgtaggtgtgagcgtgacagtggatggttgtttgtctctatatgtggtcctgtgatggactggtgacctgtccagggtgtaccccgcctttcgcccgatgtcagatgggattggcaccaaTGCCCCCCCATGACACTCATGTGGCTTTTCTCCACCATCCCACTATTTACTTTAGAACACCTCCATTTGTTAaccaaaatattaatatttgccctggtgatATCAATTATCTTATTGCAAGAGGAagaccaaatcaatattttggcCCACCCCATTATGTACTATCCCATTGGCCCCTCTACGTGTCCTAAAGTAAAAGTAGAGAAAATATGTGTTAATGCTTTTCttctgaaactgctgcccctgTGACCCTGATATGCATAAATAGATATCTTACACATATAGTACATGCCATCTACATCTCATTAACATATAGTACATGCCATCTACATCTCATTAATGTTAGCAGCTCATTATGTAAACCTGCTGTCAGTGCAGCCTGAGCATGTGTGTGCTACTGTCCCATGGCTGACTTCTTAGGGGGTAGGGTTGGTGGGTGAGACAGGGCCAATGGTTGTGCTGCCCGAGCTCCCATTGTGTGGGTGGAGCACAAAGGCAGAAGGACTCTCGCCTGAAAACAATCTTGTCATTAGCATCTTTTGGTTGTGTgtgatctttttgttttttacatttaagacaCACTGAATTGCTCTGTAGCTTTAATGCTACTGATCACTGCAGCCACgctgctctcctctcccctcctacAATGTATAGGAAGCGTCTCTGAAATCTCGCGGTGTCCAATTTTTTGCCGCGAACGTCTCCGTTGCACAACTTTCACTGACTGAGTAACTTGAGCTTTAACACGAGACTCTGTTGGTTTActaacagaaaaacaaccagAGTGTATCGCGACTGATGTGGACTGGCTATTTCACCTCTCTATACAACCCTTCCATAAATCTCAATACCGGGTAATATGTGCACAGCTACTAGTTTCGTGTAAGAGGAAGCCTACTTTATTATCTGCACTTGCATTAAAACATGTGTCCAAAAGTAATGCATTCCAACAGCCATTCAATGCATATGCGCCGACTCTCGGTGCATGTGcatgttattactattatcgCAAAAAGCAGCTGGGTGAAGTCGATGGCAAAGCCAGAGCCTGCCCCGGTCGGTCTTTGTGTTGTGAAGCCGCAGGAGGCTGGATTACAACTAACGAGGACAAAATCTCTAACGTGCCTGTATAGAACAACGTAAAAACGGACCACACGAGTGGTTGGGTTTGTATTAAAATACACCATTTTTATAAACTAAAAGTGTGCCCTACCTCGACCGTTCCCCCGTGGGTTCAGATGAACCTCCCGGATCTCGGTTTCATACGAAAGCACGATTTCCGAGAGGCAGACCTGCTCTTCTGACGTCCTCTTTATGGGGAATGGTCCATTGGACGAAACACTGCAGGAGGTTGTCCGCTAGTGGGACTATTACTAGCTACTAACTCTGAATAATGAGTTCGtttaatttctgttttgaaAAAGGAAAGAGTAGACAAACGTATTTCTCAGATGTTCAGCTACTTGACAAATATGATTGCCAACAATTTCATGCGCTGGgtttcattttggaaaacaaatcaGTGCGCAGGTTAACACCCCTCCCCCAAAATAGCGTCGGCTGGTCCAGTAATAAATTAGTATGACTTTAACTCAGAACCAGCGCATAACGCAATAGTTAGCGAGCTCCTTAGCAAATCTGGTAATTACACAATCGTGTCGCTACCAGAAAGCGTCACATATTTTAGCTAGCTGAGTTTATAGTTTAAAGTCAGCTAGCGAATCTCTACGTAGGCTAATATAGTCGTGACGCCGCCCACTCGCAAACGTTTAACAATCAGTCAAAATGCTTTGTGTAACTTATATCGTAAAGCTGATTAACATGTAATGAATTTAACACTAGCCTAAATATAGCTGGCTAATAGATATGCTGTACTTTTAACCCAGTGGCTAACAACAAACTTACACCTCAAAGTTCAGCCGCATCGCAGGTAAAACACTCCCTCACGTCACCTCCCTGCTTAAGAAGCGTAGCCTACCCTCAACTTCTCTGTTACTTTTGTTGCCGCAAAAGTCATGTAAGCTAACGATGCCACTCGCAACCGTGAAGTATTGCATTATGTCTATATTGAACTGAGTCATAAATACTAACACATCAATACTTGTggtatgtttgtgtgacatcGAACAGTAATTATTTACTACTGAAAAGCATTTCTCCAGCTTTAGAACTCAGGTTTCGTAATGGCGGATATGTACTAGTGGTCACTTAGATTTGGGCCTGTTTTCTTCCCCTGCTCTGCCTCGTGTTAGTACAGTGTAATGGCGCCACATAGACTGTCTCACTGTGTTGCAACTTAAATAACACCAACTTGTGACGTTAAGTGGTACAACTGTGTGATAATGGGAAAGTCGGCGATATCATTAATTCGGGCTATACCCCGCTTATATTTCCGCCATATTATGAActctctccagtccagaacaccaGGGAAAGTATTTACAATGGCGGAAAAGCAAAGTCCCTCCCCCAACCGCCTTCAACTGTTTCAAATGTTTGCCCCTCAAATCTCTTGTTTTCCCGTGTTATGTCACCAAATCTGCAGttaataattgaaataaaatcttTGAATCAGAAAA includes:
- the dnmt3ba gene encoding DNA (cytosine-5-)-methyltransferase 3 beta, duplicate a isoform X1, translated to MATTVVLSPDSSQDKSSRFQVVKWINNLLKTDFKDVREMGSGACHCQIMDCVAPGSVDMTKVKFDAQGEDESKHNFSLLQEAFNKNGITRSIPVENLLKGDLKSNFEIIKWFKAFYTANVKREEYDPVKARNGHDISPVVPSSESRRSNLESDMEENGTEKTNKFPFTEKWKNIYEWAEPSNLGEQHTYCRICSRNLSTIHKGIIELQRHEKTNKHLKRKIYKNAHAQSQCPELLPNPCSDAAIRFIHSHFEKASDKGVQGSINFARRKLGLQYPKDITSICQHTPYCVYIYKGVTDGKGDTVSVVLVGFFDIDACRHCIRFLDALQLKDDAEEQRAAVVSETLKKFGLPTENMVAVYLDGNGVASEQICSHLREVNSNTLALGGLYSICDAACHVGVKQLSNQVQELLTGIHSHYSTCSPKDDKLKDLFGSDITVDGPSFCINNSCLNLCLLVSKMLAIWTDLVSYFSSCDEDNDAAKLICSQLQDPKLRATFMFLEQALKPLHSFQMHLQTPEGGSRANLLVILEKASNLLSTYSSYFLDPQAVVCLLTESDVNVLKNSKFHLTSPKLSVGGKAVEDFLNESVAAEALPLLKEEMVSFYIAVTDCILTKLPLNDGLLRSMALLLNPQSSKKLTTKAVKELGSKLGICISPDDVTQLTKEFLKYQRAEEGENNHLADVSLEKHWASVLRDTELNMFRKLLLALLSLPCPPLDSQHVFTQALENGDTALVSESEGFREGACQAATDALVQNNDEIGRNRRMPQCEVRLTKINKLKNDHDFSPGNNGIVEGTCRGGFGWESSLRQKPQARTVFQAGANSWSEPVGPDKESKKGLESQDEVPEQSSPSNKSTPRGRKKYVYQDGKGFLSGELVWGKVKGFSWWPGMVMPWKTKSSPPGMRKVEWFGDGMFSEIYTEGLLPFNAFTKCFCKNSFASLPVYKEAIYQIIELAGERCGKSFAESEGNKEKELKMMLDWASEGFLPTGPDGFLPPDSVAHATSSESALSDYQPPAKRKYVVKNKANAAAIIYSRESMVDAVKEKGKKISDVCLSCGSFEIEAQHPLFEGGLCQKCKENFIETLYRYDEDGYQSYCTVCCAGSEVILCGNASCCRCFCKDCVDILVGPGTFDKLKDVDPWSCYMCQPSQCGGNLKLRPDWSVKVQDFFVNNSAMEFEPHRVYPSIPADQRRPIKVLSLFDGIATGYLVLKDLGMTMERYIASEICDDSIAVGMIKHEGKVEYVNDVRTITRKHLAEWGPFDLLIGGSPCNDLSMVNPLRKGLFEGTGRLFFEFYRILTLLKPKEDDDRPFFWLFENVVFMSANDKSDICRFLECNPILIDAVKVSPAHRARYFWGNLPGMNRPLATSLDDKVALQDCLEVGRTAKFDKVRTITTKSNSIRQGKSGPLPVAMNGKEDYLWCTEMEQIFGFPKHYTDVNNMGRVQRQKVLGRSWSVPVIRHLFAPLKDYYKCE